In Juglans microcarpa x Juglans regia isolate MS1-56 chromosome 8D, Jm3101_v1.0, whole genome shotgun sequence, the following are encoded in one genomic region:
- the LOC121242036 gene encoding abscisic stress-ripening protein 1-like, which yields MAEEHHHHHLFHHDKDGSEQKPVDYEKEEKHHKHLEHLGELGAAAAGTYALHEKHEAKKDPEHAHKHKVEEEIAAAAAVGAGGYVFHEHHEKKEAKEEEEEAHGKKHHHLF from the exons ATGGCTGAggagcaccaccaccaccacctcttTCACCACGACAAAGATGGATCAGAACAAAAACCTGTTGATTATGAGAAGGAAGAGAAGCACCATAAGCATCTCGAGCACCTAGGCGAGCTTGGTGCTGCTGCTGCAGGAACTTATGCCTTG CATGAGAAGCATGAGGCAAAGAAAGACCCAGAGCATGCGCACAAGCACAAGGTAGAGGAGGAGATTGCAGCAGCGGCCGCAGTAGGCGCAGGCGGCTATGTGTTCCATGAGCATCATGAGAAGAAAGAggcaaaggaagaagaagaagaggctcATGGAAAGAAGCACCACCATCTCTTCTAA